From a single Canis aureus isolate CA01 chromosome 5, VMU_Caureus_v.1.0, whole genome shotgun sequence genomic region:
- the STMN1 gene encoding stathmin isoform X1, with protein sequence MGVLVQTLARGHSIALFRGQTTAPAPCSHPGRPPNAPNPSHCPPALPARTTLPEVLGGPEGRGHLRCGGGGGTCRGSQPMESPVGRSRAAVWRFCARPGLLVLRVWPGGSDRADIQVKELEKRASGQAFELILSPRSKESVPEFPLSPPKKKDLSLEEIQKKLEAAEERRKSHEAEVLKQLAEKREHEKEVLQKAIEENNNFSKMAEEKLTHKMEANKENREAQMAAKLERLREKDKHIEEVRKNKESKDPADETEAD encoded by the exons ATGGGGGTGCTGGTTCAGACCCTGGCCAGGGGCCACAGTATAGCCCTCTTCCGTGGCCAGACAACGGCCCCGGCCCCCTGCTCACACCCGGGGAGACCCCCAAATGCCCCCAACCCCTCGCATTGTCCGCCCGCCCTGCCAGCCCGGACTACACTTCCCGAGGTGCTCGGGGGTCCCGAGGGGCGGGGCCACCTGcgctgtgggggagggggcggcacGTGCCGCGGCTCTCAGCCAATGGAGAGCCCGGTGGGGAGGTCACGTGCCGCTGTTTGGCGCTTTTGTGCGCGCCCGGGTCTGTTGGTGCTCAGAGTGTGGCCAGGCGGCTCGGACCGAGCAG ATATCCAGGTGAAAGAACTGGAGAAGCGTGCCTCAGGCCAGGCTTTTGAGCTGATTCTCAGCCCTCGATCAAAAGAATCCGTCCCAGAATTCCCCCTTTCCCCTCCAAAGAAGAAGGATCTTTCCCTGGAGGAAATTCAGAAGAAAttagaagctgcagaagaaagaCGCAAG TCCCATGAAGCTGAGGTTTTGAAGCAGCTGGCTGAGAAGCGGGAGCACGAGAAAGAGGTGCTTCAGAAAGCGATAGAGGAGAACAACAACTTCAGTAAGATGGCGGAAGAAAAGCTGACCCACAAAATGGAGGCCAACAAAGAGAACCGAGAGGCCCAGATGGCTGCCAAACTGGAGCGCTTGCGGGAGAAG GACAAGCACATTGAGGAAGTGCGAAAGAACAAAGAATCCAAAGATCCTGCTGATGAAACTGAAGCCGACTAA
- the STMN1 gene encoding stathmin isoform X2 codes for MASSDIQVKELEKRASGQAFELILSPRSKESVPEFPLSPPKKKDLSLEEIQKKLEAAEERRKSHEAEVLKQLAEKREHEKEVLQKAIEENNNFSKMAEEKLTHKMEANKENREAQMAAKLERLREKDKHIEEVRKNKESKDPADETEAD; via the exons ATGGCTTCTTCTG ATATCCAGGTGAAAGAACTGGAGAAGCGTGCCTCAGGCCAGGCTTTTGAGCTGATTCTCAGCCCTCGATCAAAAGAATCCGTCCCAGAATTCCCCCTTTCCCCTCCAAAGAAGAAGGATCTTTCCCTGGAGGAAATTCAGAAGAAAttagaagctgcagaagaaagaCGCAAG TCCCATGAAGCTGAGGTTTTGAAGCAGCTGGCTGAGAAGCGGGAGCACGAGAAAGAGGTGCTTCAGAAAGCGATAGAGGAGAACAACAACTTCAGTAAGATGGCGGAAGAAAAGCTGACCCACAAAATGGAGGCCAACAAAGAGAACCGAGAGGCCCAGATGGCTGCCAAACTGGAGCGCTTGCGGGAGAAG GACAAGCACATTGAGGAAGTGCGAAAGAACAAAGAATCCAAAGATCCTGCTGATGAAACTGAAGCCGACTAA